The DNA region ACCTGCCTTCGATGACAAATAATATAGAATCACTATTATGACAGTCATCAATTGAGCCActtttctttattaatttggactGGAACCTCCATATATGGCTAAAATTCAAAGCATTCTATTCACAAAAACGACTGTAGGAAATTTACTTCCATCGTCTCACTGTCATTGTCCTATATATTTACTTCTAGTGCTGCAGAGCCTGCGGACACGAAGACAATTGTATGAGCAGACATTGTTTTTGAGTGAGTTACGCATCTCCAGTTTCCATTAATTAGCTGCTTTGTGCatggagagagagaggggggaagTTGACCGGTCTTTGCTCCAAATGCCCCCAGCAAAGCTCACTGCCAACCATGTACACAATGCTGAGCCACGCGCCAGCAACATTATTGCTTGTCTTCTTCTGCGCCATTGAATTGAATCCCTCTGCCCAATGATGTCTGAGCCCTGGTTGCCCTCCCGATGCCTCGTCAACTTTTTATCTCTTGCCGATCTTTGCTTCGAGGAGTGTCGTTATATTGTTTATTCAAAGCCTAGCTCAGGACTGCAACGCCTCTCCTCCCTCCCACGGATCTCATTTCAAACCTCGGTCATGTGAGCACTGCAGCAAAACCGATCAAAATTCATGTATCTAGAGAGATTGATCGAGCTCTCGGGCTTTGGCGAGCAGACTGTTGTTTCCTTGTGGAGGCTGTCCATTGTAGTTGCAGGGTTTTCTTCTCTTTACTCTCTCTTTTCTTCAATCATATTCGGGTGATGGATCAATCAACTTCTCAAGGCCTTCCTACTATGAGCGATGTCTTCGCAGATTCCTCTGGGTCAAGCACATCGACGCTGACTGTTAGGATAGCAGGGCCTTGTTCGTCCGAGAGCGGAGAGAAATCTGTCCCAATATCTCCGTCCATCTCTCTCTCTCCCCACCTGAACTCACCTTCTCCGCCTTCATCTGCGTTTGTTTCGGCTCTGCAATCGCCGTATATTTCTCCGAGAGCGTTGGAGCCTCCGAATGCGAATAACAACTACTCCACGGCGTCGGCCACAGCTACGATCCCTTCGAGCACATCGTACTCCGCTTCGCATTCTGGTGACATCCCGAGCACCTCCTACACTCCTCCTTCAGAAAGGTCGGATTTTGTTGCAGATCAAATCGACCAGAAGCCCAAGTTTTCTGATGCCATGTTGCCTCGCATATCATTCTCCTTCCCGGTTCCTCGCACCTCGCTCACAAAAGGCTCGGTGTCTCCTCCTTCCGACCTGAAACTCCATGGCTGTGATGTCTACATCGGGTACTATGGCCACAGCCACATGCTCGTTCGCTTCTGCAAGTGGCTAAAGACTGAGCTTGAGCTCCAAGGAGTAGCTTCATTTGTTGCTGACCGGGCCAAGTATTCGGACTCCCAGAGCCATGAAATCGCAGACCGGATCATATGCTCTGCAGCCTTTGGCGTCATCGTGGTGACTCCATTAAGCTTTCTCAATCCTCTCAGCGTTGAGGAGATCAGTTTTTTTGCTCAAAAGATGAATCTAATTTCAGTTCTGTTCGACACCGAGTTATCTGAGATTGTTAGCCTTTTGAATGAGAGATTGGAGGATAAGGAAAGCAGAGAAGCATTGGAAGGTTTTACCAAGTGCAATGAGTTTAAGATCGAAACAAATGGTAGCAATTGGAGAAGCTGCATATCCAAGGTCGTCGGCGTTTTAAAATCAAGACTTGGAAGGAGGAGTATCGCAGAGGTTGAAACTGAATGTTTCGAAGAATTACCCTTCCCTCGGAACGTTCATTTTGTGGGTAGAGCGAAGGAGGTGACAGAGATTGAGGCTGCTTTCTTTGGATGCACTGAAGGTAATGAAATGGAGTGTCCAAAGCCTTCCTTAACTAGGGGTAGCTCGAGTGATGGATTTGCTGACGAGGAGATCGATACAGTAAGAACAAGTAAAAAGTACATTAGTTTGGAGATGAGGAAGTGCAAAGAGCCTACTTTAGAGGCTTGGATTGAACCAGTGATTGAGCTACCGAGCAAAGGAAGAAGCCTTCAGAAGCAGCGATCGAAGCACAAGAAATCACGATGTAGTAGTGCAAACAAAGGTCATGGCAACGCAAGTAGCGTGTTCTGTATTAATGGGAGTTCCGGCATTGGTAAGACAGAGCTTGCCTTGGAATTCGCTTACAGGTATGCTCAGAGGTACAGGATGGTGCTGTGGATCGGTGGTGAAACAAGGTACTTGAGGCAAAACATCTTGAACCTGTCCATGAAATTGGGCTTGGATCTCAGTgcagagggagagaaggaaagagGGAGGATAAGGAGCTTCGATGAACAAGAGTTCGATGCATTCCTGCGGGTAAAGAGGGAGCTCTTCAGAGACATCCCTTACTTGCTGGTCGTCGACAACCTTGAGACGGAAAAAGAATGGTGGGAAGGCAAAGATTTGCATGATCTCATTCCAAGGAACACTGGAGCTACCCATGTCATCATCACCACTAGGCTACCGAAGGTCACG from Zingiber officinale cultivar Zhangliang chromosome 4B, Zo_v1.1, whole genome shotgun sequence includes:
- the LOC121975533 gene encoding uncharacterized protein LOC121975533, which produces MDQSTSQGLPTMSDVFADSSGSSTSTLTVRIAGPCSSESGEKSVPISPSISLSPHLNSPSPPSSAFVSALQSPYISPRALEPPNANNNYSTASATATIPSSTSYSASHSGDIPSTSYTPPSERSDFVADQIDQKPKFSDAMLPRISFSFPVPRTSLTKGSVSPPSDLKLHGCDVYIGYYGHSHMLVRFCKWLKTELELQGVASFVADRAKYSDSQSHEIADRIICSAAFGVIVVTPLSFLNPLSVEEISFFAQKMNLISVLFDTELSEIVSLLNERLEDKESREALEGFTKCNEFKIETNGSNWRSCISKVVGVLKSRLGRRSIAEVETECFEELPFPRNVHFVGRAKEVTEIEAAFFGCTEGNEMECPKPSLTRGSSSDGFADEEIDTVRTSKKYISLEMRKCKEPTLEAWIEPVIELPSKGRSLQKQRSKHKKSRCSSANKGHGNASSVFCINGSSGIGKTELALEFAYRYAQRYRMVLWIGGETRYLRQNILNLSMKLGLDLSAEGEKERGRIRSFDEQEFDAFLRVKRELFRDIPYLLVVDNLETEKEWWEGKDLHDLIPRNTGATHVIITTRLPKVTSFEPMQLPPFSLTDSLLLLKGRRKKDYTSEEVEVLKKLDERLERLSFGLSVVGSLLSELPISPLELLEEIDRISVNDGNFLSWGNEDCFWRCKIFLMKTLVFCFAVVDQATGRSLASRMALSGAWFASAPVSSNLLAAASNNLPTKGSFCQWGKGLTDVFLCASKCCLAASQARKSEVDSAMLLVNLGLAKRSTKQPGCWIQLHPITQVFAKRKGGLPPAKAAVHGAMRAGNAAMNLDHLWASAFLVFGFKQEPPVVQLSALDMVFFIKTTALPLAIRSFMTFSRCNSALELLKVCTNALEEAEKSFVSQIQDWRQGRLCWKKKLQSNQKKVDEYVWQDVTLLKATMLETRAKLLLRGGHFDEGEELCRTCVSIRTVMLGHNHGQTLAAQETLAKLVRFRRKM